The genomic DNA AAAAATTAGCCTAAGGAGGTAAAATACAATGCCAATTATTAAATCAGATTCATTCTCCGGAGGTTCATCCGGAAGCAGCTCGTCAGGTGGATATCGTCACAAAAGTCCGTTTCTGGCCCTCATATTATCATTTTTTATTCCGGGACTCGGTCAGGTGTACAACGGACAGATACTCAAAGGGATTGGATATTTTATTCTGACTGTTATTCTCGCCTTCCTGTCTGTGATAACCCTCGGACTCTTGTTTATTGTTTATTTTATCTGGTGGATCTGGAACATATATGACGCATATCACACAGCTGTTAAAATCAACGGTGGATACTAAGCGAAAAGATGTTCCTTTGAGCAATAAACGGAGATAAAAACATGCAAATAGATTGTCCCAAGTGCAGAAAAACCTTCGAATTTACCCATGCAGCAGATCAGTTTACCTGTCCGTACTGTGGAACGATCACCAGTCTGAACAAAGCAGATACCCTGTATCTGTACACCATGCCCTTTACGATCAACGATCAGCGTGCAAATGATGTGTTCAAAAAATGGGCTGCATCATCGGATAAAATCCATGATCTTCTGGTAAAATGTACCGACAAACAATGGAACAAGTATTATCTTCCCGTCGGAAAGATTGTTCGTATTCTGAATGGAATGGAACAGGTATCCATTTTTTCTCTCAGTGAGAACAATTCAGTAAATCAGGATCTCCACATTGATACAATCCCTCCCGGGGAACTGCTCTTCTACGAAGGAGGAATTCTGGATGCACAGGCCATTATGCCGGATAGAGACATGAATGTTCTGCTAACCGAGTACATGGGCAAACCCAAAGAACAGGCTGTGATATTTGTACCGGTATATCACCTTCAGTACAAATACGACGGCATGTCCTATTCCCTGCTTATCAACGGAGTGACCGGTACAGTTTATACAGATGCCTTTCCTAAAGCCACGGACGACATTTACCGTGAGTGTACTAAAAAATATCTCTATATAGGGATATTATGCGGAATTGTCGCTGGAATTATAGGTTTATTCCAGAGTACAGTCTTTAGTTATGTGAATGGTTGGCTGAATATGTCATACATTCTGGATGTGAATCCATGGTTTGCACTGCAGAACATTGTATCCTTGATTATATTCTTAGGATCCATCATTGGCGTGACCTACTTCTCCCATCGGGATGGTTCGGTTCTTCTTGATGAACTGGAAAAAAATCGTTCCTATGAGGAAAACACGGAGGCTGAAGCATGAATACCGATGTAGTCCGATCAGCATCGACTGATATGAACAGCAACGTTGAAGGTTATTTCTGTACAAACTGCGGTTCGAAACTGGTACTGAACGAAAAAGAGCCTGTTGTGTATTGCGAAAGCTGTCACAAAGCCTATGTTTCTACGAATTTTTATGGATTAGAAAAGTATGTTGCCAAAGCAAAAATTCTGGAAAAGGATGCATGGGACAGAGTAAACCAATGGTTCAAAGAAGGAGGAGCACGAGATCTGACAACCTCAGCGGAACTTGCCAGTGTCAAAACCATGTATCTTCCATTTTGGAAAACCAAGACAGAAACACGGACAGTTGTCTGCGGATACAATGTGTACAAAGACAATAAAGGAAACCAGAGATACGAGTTTCTTAAGCGTATGTACAAAAAAAACTATACATGGGACGACATCGCCTGTGATGGTTCTGAATACGGAGTTCAAACCTATGACACATCGGTCCCTGTAGTTCCGTTGTTTGAGATTCAGGAACAAATTTCCCTTGTACCGGTAACCATATCCGAATCTGATGCAAAGAAGGCCAGTACAGACGCAGTCATCGATACCGCACAAGATGATGCAGGTTCAGGGATAAGCAACGTAACGTTTCTCAGAATATTTCCCAAACTGAAGACCTTCAAACTGATATACCTCCCGTATGTTATTGTCCGTTACAAATATCATGGACGTGAGTACTCGGTTGTCCTTAATGGTCATACCGGAAATGTTGATGCTGGTACAAAACCAGGGGATAAAGGACAACAGGCCACAAACTTCAGTATTCGCTTTGGGATTGGAAGTACACTGATCGGCACAGGAATTGGTATTCTCGCATCTGAGCTGATTACGATGATATGGTGGTATTCGCTATTGGATGACTATTTATTATTCCTTCTTACCTCCGATAGCGAACTTCTCCTTGGATTTATCCTAACAGCGGTAGTGGCAGCTATTCTAATCCTTATTGGTCGCAGCCTTCACAAGAAGAGTCTGCACATTCTTCAGTACGG from Methanorbis rubei includes the following:
- a CDS encoding DUF5683 domain-containing protein, with the translated sequence MPIIKSDSFSGGSSGSSSSGGYRHKSPFLALILSFFIPGLGQVYNGQILKGIGYFILTVILAFLSVITLGLLFIVYFIWWIWNIYDAYHTAVKINGGY